From the genome of Nicotiana sylvestris chromosome 2, ASM39365v2, whole genome shotgun sequence, one region includes:
- the LOC138884923 gene encoding uncharacterized protein: MANPAHRVRHRLCHSHRNESTGFGRYLVENPVNDEYMPLSTYFPDKEDNSIEEVVPDDNPVWKMYFDGVVNIKGVGIGAILISPIGHQYHTTAQLRFFCTNNTVEYNACIMGLKMAINLDVHELLVMYIPRFYNELADALATLASMLPYTGNTHIDPLEIQVQNQYGYYNTIDTEPDGEPWYHDIKRFLKTKEYLKYAKGDQKRTIRRLASAVTFKAITKKAVVDFVHSNIICHFGIPKTIITDNAANLNSHLMKEVCEKSKIMHHHSTPYWPKANGAIAAANKNIKKILRKMIQGSRQRHEKLPFALLGYRTTVRIYVGATLYLLVYGTEAVIPAEVKIPSLRIIVESEIEDTEWVKTRLEQLMLIDEKWLAALCFGQLY; the protein is encoded by the exons atggcaaatcctgctcatagagttcgacatcgtctatgtcactcgcaccgcaatgaaagcacaggctttgGTAGATATTTGGTAGAGAATCCAGTTAATGATGAGTACATGCCACTTAGCACATACTTCCCAGATAAAGAGGACAACTCAATAGAGGAAGTAGTTCCAGACGATAACCCTGtatggaaaatgtattttgatgggGTTGTCAATATCAAAGGAGTTGGTATTGGGGCAATCCTTATCTCACCTATTGGACATCAATACCATACAACAGCCCAACTTCGGTTCTTCTGTACCAATAATACGGTAGAATACAACGCTTGTATCATGGGTCTGAAAATGGCCATCAATCTAGATGTGCATGAACTATTGGTTAT gtacattcccagGTTTTACAACGAGCTAGCCGATGCCTTGGCAACTTTAGCTTCGATGCTCCCTTATACAGGCAACACTCATATTGATCCACTAGAAATCCAAGTTCAGAATCAATACGGTTACTACAATACAATTGATACAGAAccagatggtgaaccatggtatcatgacataaaaCGATTCCTCAAAACAAAAGAATATCTAAAGTATGCCaaaggagatcaaaaaagaactaTAAGGCGGCTTGCCAGTG ccgtcactttcaaagcaatcaccaagaaagcagtggtagactttGTTCATTCCAACATCATCTGTCactttggtatcccaaagaccattatcactgacaatgcagccaatctaaatagtcatttgatgaaggaggtatGCGAAAAATCTAAAATCATGCATCACCATTCGACCCCTTActggccaaaagccaatggagcTATTGCAGCGgcgaacaagaacatcaagaagattcttaggaagatgatccaaggttccaggcaacgacatgaaaagttgccttttgctcttTTGGGATACCGCACAACTGTTCGCATATATGTTGGTGCAACTCTGTATCTActtgtatatggaactgaagctgtAATACCCGCTGAAGTCAAAATTCCCTCTCTCCGAATTATTGTGGAATCAGAGATTGAAGATactgagtgggtcaagacccgattAGAACAACTGATGTTGATCGATGAAAAATGGCTAGCAGCATTGTGTTTCGGCCAGTTATACTAG